CGTCTAATAGCCAGTTGATTTGTTGTCCGGTGATATTCATCAGGTCATCTTCACCCTTTGGCCATTTGAACTTTTCTTCTGAGAGACTTTTGTAATAGAGTACAAAACCGGTATTATCCCAGAAGAGGCATTTAATTTTATTACGCTGACGATTGGTAAAGGCATACAGATGGCCTGCAAAAGGATTATGACCTAATTCACATTCAACAATGGCACTGAGGCCAATAAAACTTTTACGAAAATCAACAGGCTTCAGATAGAGATACACCTGTGGCAGGCTGAGTGATGGACGTATGGCTGACTTCATTGGAACAGTCCTGCTAATTGTTTTACCAGCTGTACATTATCGGCAGTCACTCCTTCAATGCGTAGCTGATTGGGTAATTCTACAATTAATGCTGAGGTGCGGGCTGAATAGTGTTTCGGGGAGGATAGTTGAATAAAACCATTCCCCTTTGTCATCGCACTGGTTTGCGTTGTTGCACCCAGCAACTTACGCTTGTAATAGCCAAAACGTTTGATGGATAGCCCATGTTCCTGACAATAGGATGCCTGGCTGATACTGTTTTCATTCCATTGATTAACGTGGTCTTGCCAAAATTGTTTTGAGTTGGCTTGGGTTTCTGGTTTCATTGATATGTCTCATAATTAATCGATGGATTGATTATGAGGCAGGGGAGATATTTTTTGAATAACGCTAGATGGTTAAGCGCTTACAATTAAACCTTTATCTTTCGCGTCTTCAGTAAAAAGTTCCAGTGTTTCATTAAGCAAATTATTTGGACGAAAGGCCTGTTTTTCCAGAGTTAACTTGCCTGATTCAAATTTTGAAAAGTCGAGAATTTCGTTGATAATAATTAATAAGGATTTTCCTGAACGCTGAACTGTTTTGAGCAGTTTGTTTTGCCTTGCAGACAATTTTGTACGTAATAATATTTCAACCATCCCTAGAACACCATTCATTGGAGTGCGAATTTCATGACTGATGGTGGCCATAAATTCACTTTTAACCAAGTTTGCTTTTTCTGCAATATTCTTTGCTTGTAGTGCTTCAATGGTGATACTTTGTAGCTCCTGATTTTTTTTGTAGAGGTCTTTGGTGCGATCAGCTACTTCAGTTTCAAGGCGTTGACTATAGCTTGCTAATTGACTGTCACGCTGTTGTATTTCATTGAGCATTTCATTAAATACATCGACCAAAGTACCATACTCATCACCGCTAATTTTACGCGCACGAATATTATATTTTTTTTCTAGTGAGACAGATTTCATGGTTTGCATTAATTCTGTAAGTGGTGTCGTAAAGGCTTTTTGCAGTTTGGTTGAAATGATTATCACGATTAAAAATGAGATAAAAGCAATGGTCGCAATGAGTTTGTAAAAATTATTTAAGCGTTTTATTAAAGCATTTTGCTGATAAATAATATTAATTGAACCAATCTCTTCACCCTGAAGTTTAATTGACCGTTTAATGAGGTAATAGGTATCATTAATGTTTGTTCTAGCCTTATTGTCACATTGCCAGGTAGCAATATTGAGTTTTTTAAAAGAGGCTTTGTTTTGATAATCAGGTGTTATATATTGACTGAAAAGTTGACCGTTACTGTCACATAAGTTTGTCATAACAATGTCTGGATGTTTACTAAGTGCCTTAAGCATTTCCATGGTGGCATCCATGTCATAAAAAGCCATTGCTGCAGCACTATTCCAACCGACGACATCAGCGAGGGTCGTTAATTCATCGATGGAATTGGTATTCGCCCGTTGTGTTTCATTATAAATGATTGCCGATGAGACTAAAAACAAGCCGATAGCAGATGCAATACTCATCATCAGTATCAATTTGAACTTAACAGACCAGTTTTTAAACTTTGTAAACATTATATTTTTACTCATTAATGGACTGAGTGAGTAGGGGGTAATTTATATAGATATAGATAATATTATATTATTAGCAATATCTAATGTATATAGGGGCTTACCTAGGCTAATTGAAAATAAGTGTATAGGGAATCTATCGTTTATTGACTTTTTTTAGAAAGGGAGAATGTTAATTGTTGTTAGTAAGGGTTATCGCATGTTTTTACATAATAACATACGATATAAAAACCTTATTTAGCCGCTTTTTTCAGCATACCATGTTGTACGGCCATAACTGCTGCCTCAACTCTAGAATGAATATTGAGTTTACGCAAAATAGCTTTGACGTGTAATTTTACCGTACCATCAGAGATATCCAGGTTACGGGCAATCACTTTATTGCTTTGGCCTTCAGCCAGTAAAAATAGAATTTCTGTTTCTCTGGGTGTTAATTCAGAAAAGGGGCTGGGTTCAGGGGCTGGGGGAATATGTCCCTGAACAACTTTAGCAAGGATTGGCGTTAAATCAGGTGCAACAACGGTCTTACCCTCATGAATATCTTGTAAAGCTGTAACCAGCTCATCAGGTTGCATACCTTTAAGTAAAAAGCCTTGCGCACCACATTGCAGGGCTTCGATTAAGTCCCGCTCATCATCAACCGTAGTAAGGATGGCAATGGGCATTTTTTCGCCTTGCTCACGCAATTTTTTTAACACTTCAATGCCATCCATATCAGGCATACGCATATCTAGGAGGACCACATCGGGTTTTTTCTCACTAACGATGTTTAAGCCCTCCTGACCGCTGCCGGCACTGGCGATGACTTCGATCCCCATTCGTTCCAATAGACCCTGCAAGCCTGCACGGAAAAGGGTGTGATCATCAATTAATAATACTCGCATAAGTTATATCTTTATTCGTTAGGTGTCATTAACTGACTAAATTAGGGAAAAATTTGACCGATTTCTCGACCATCGCCTGGGTTGGAAATGTTAACAGAATTTGCGTGCCCTCACCAGCTTCGGTTTCGATTGAGATATCGCCACCGATACGTCGAGCGCGTTCTTCCATCACACTGATGCCAATATGTTCACCCAGACTATTGGTTAAGTTGGGGTTTTTCATACCAATACCATCATCTTCAATTAAAATTTCACATTGTTTATTGTTATAGTTAGGGTTTTTGGGGCTGCGCGCCAAGATACGTACGGCACGTGCTTTACTGTGCTTGCCAACGTTGGCTAAGGATTCTTGAACGATGCGTACAATTTGAAATTCTTGATCTGATTTTAGATCCATCGACCATTCGTTCTGGAAGAAGATGGAAATATCGTGATTGGACTGAAAATTAGACACCAGTTGTTCTATGGCAGGAATCAGTCCCTGTTTATTCATGGGGGCTCTAAAGTGCGTAATGAGTCCCCTGACTTCACGATAGGCTTCATCAATGCTTTCATGTAGACGGGTGACTTCTTCACGCTCTACAGGGATTTTTTCTAAAACATTTTCTTCTAAAATAGTGACCTGGAAGCGTAAGCTGGCTAAGGTTTGTGCTAAAGAGTCATGTAGTTCATGTGCCAATAGCGTTCTTTCCTTCATCACGGAGTGTTGTCGAGTATCTTTATCCAGCCGTGATTTTTCAATCGCCATACCCAGATGTTTACCGATACTGGTGAGCAATTCTGACAAATCTTCACTCATATAAACATTGGGCTTATCAATGAATAGATTATAAATGCCCAAATGTACGCCTTGATGCTCCAAAGGCACAGCAATGATTTCGGCATCATTACCATCAAATAAGCGCGTACCAGAAAGTTTGGTACAGGTTTTTATTGATACGTTGCACTCAACAGAGCCTTGGGTAAGCGAAGTGCCACAGAGACAACGTTTTATGGGAACGTAGCGTTCTTCTCTGACGAACTGATCATTTAAGCCAATAGAGGCGACCATTTTTAATTGATCATTATCGGTGCGTAGGCGGACTGTGCCGGCTCGCGCATTAGTTAGGCTCACCAGCATCTGTAAAAAACGGGATAATAAATCATCCAGATCCTCAGAACGGTTGATGGAGGTGGCTACTTCATAAAGAATATTGAGTGAGTGATTTTTTTCTTCGACTTTATGTATTTGCTTGTCTACTTCCTGTTGAAATTCAGCAGACAGACTTTGTAATTTGTCACTCAGAGAATTGATATCCACGGCCAATTTGGCAAATTCGCCTTTTTTTGGCATGGGCAGACGTGCAGAATAGTCCTTTTTCTTCATTTGCAAAGCCCAATTGCGTAAATGAATAAAAGGGGTGACTAAATCGTGACGAATTAAGAATGAAATACGAAAAATAAAGAATAGACCGACCAATAATATAATCATATTTAGCCATAGTAATAAGGTATGGTTATTGATTATTTGATTAAGCGATAGAAAATTTAACCCGGCCAGTATGATAAGGACATTGCCCAAAGTAATCAGCGGTAAAAATAAACGGCTATACTTCAATTGAATAGGCTGGCGATTTAAGTCTTCAGTTGCTTTTGAGGCTTTCTTTACTTGTTCAAGAGGCATAGGGTTACTCAGGAGCCTGTTGCTTTAACAATAGACTCCTCCCGGAAAAGATTCTAATTGGTTTGATGATAACGACTCAACAGAAGTTTATTCAGTTGGTAGTTTATTCTGTAGGAACCTTATAATTAGGATCATTTGGGTTTTTAAAAATAAACTGATTATCTTCACCCTCAATTTCGACATAGTCGATTTCCATGCCCTTGGTAATTTCCAATAAATCATTGTGAATAATAATGTTGATACCACGTATTTCATAGAGGCTATCATTGTCATTTTTTTTGTCAAAACCCATTAAGTATTGAAAACCTTTATGGTTTTTATGTTTTGTTACTGCAACACGTAGTGGATCGCTTTCTCCACCACTGTTCTTTATCTGTGCATTGATTTGATTGGCTGCGTCTTCAGTCAGTTTTATCATAGTTCTTCTCGCTTTTGTATTTTAATAGATTAATGACTATTTTTTTGTGTGTTATGAATAAATTGTATAAATCGTTGTGCCCAATGATTTTGCTTGGTATCTTGCAAATGTGCATAACAGGCTAAAAGATTTTTATAGACTACTCCGTCATGCTTGCCGTCAATACCACTACCACGGTGGATTTTATAGGCATATTCCAATGGTTCAGAAATATTGACCAAATGGGAATAATGAAATTCATGGGCTGATATGGTCATATCTTTATCGCTGTTATTACTTGGATGATGGTTATTACTTGGATGAAGCGGCCAAGGCATCGCATTGGTTTCACTAAAACGAATCAGACCACGCCCCTGAGGCGTTTCTTCCATCTTTGCATCAGCGGGTACTATGCCGACCATCTCAACTTGTTGATCTTGCCATAGAATTTTACGGCATAAATACATGAGGCCGCCACATTCTGCATAAGTCGGCAGGCCATTTTCGATAGCATCAAAAACCGATTGCCGAAAAGATTGATTGGCATGGAGTTCTTTTAAACGCTCTTCCGGGAAGCCACCACCAATAAATAAACCATCAATGTTTTCTGGTAATAGTTTATCTTTGAGTGAATCCACTTCAATTAACTCAGCCCCAGCTTCTTCCAATGCTTCTAAATCCCCAGGATAGTAAAAACCAAAGGCACTATCATTAATATAAGCAAGGCGTATTTGTGTTTTTATGGCCTGTGTATTAGGGCGTGTTTTAATTGCGCTCTTTAAATGCTTGGGTGAATGCAAATGACTGATTTCAACAATCTTATCCAGGTCAACCTGAGCGGAAATAATATTGCCGATAGCGCTGATTTTTTT
This genomic window from sulfur-oxidizing endosymbiont of Gigantopelta aegis contains:
- the tnpB gene encoding IS66 family insertion sequence element accessory protein TnpB (TnpB, as the term is used for proteins encoded by IS66 family insertion elements, is considered an accessory protein, since TnpC, encoded by a neighboring gene, is a DDE family transposase.), with protein sequence MKSAIRPSLSLPQVYLYLKPVDFRKSFIGLSAIVECELGHNPFAGHLYAFTNRQRNKIKCLFWDNTGFVLYYKSLSEEKFKWPKGEDDLMNITGQQINWLLDGYDISVMKPHKKLHYESVF
- the tnpA gene encoding IS66 family insertion sequence element accessory protein TnpA — translated: MKPETQANSKQFWQDHVNQWNENSISQASYCQEHGLSIKRFGYYKRKLLGATTQTSAMTKGNGFIQLSSPKHYSARTSALIVELPNQLRIEGVTADNVQLVKQLAGLFQ
- a CDS encoding histidine kinase dimerization/phospho-acceptor domain-containing protein codes for the protein MSIASAIGLFLVSSAIIYNETQRANTNSIDELTTLADVVGWNSAAAMAFYDMDATMEMLKALSKHPDIVMTNLCDSNGQLFSQYITPDYQNKASFKKLNIATWQCDNKARTNINDTYYLIKRSIKLQGEEIGSINIIYQQNALIKRLNNFYKLIATIAFISFLIVIIISTKLQKAFTTPLTELMQTMKSVSLEKKYNIRARKISGDEYGTLVDVFNEMLNEIQQRDSQLASYSQRLETEVADRTKDLYKKNQELQSITIEALQAKNIAEKANLVKSEFMATISHEIRTPMNGVLGMVEILLRTKLSARQNKLLKTVQRSGKSLLIIINEILDFSKFESGKLTLEKQAFRPNNLLNETLELFTEDAKDKGLIVSA
- a CDS encoding response regulator, yielding MRVLLIDDHTLFRAGLQGLLERMGIEVIASAGSGQEGLNIVSEKKPDVVLLDMRMPDMDGIEVLKKLREQGEKMPIAILTTVDDERDLIEALQCGAQGFLLKGMQPDELVTALQDIHEGKTVVAPDLTPILAKVVQGHIPPAPEPSPFSELTPRETEILFLLAEGQSNKVIARNLDISDGTVKLHVKAILRKLNIHSRVEAAVMAVQHGMLKKAAK
- a CDS encoding histidine kinase — encoded protein: MPLEQVKKASKATEDLNRQPIQLKYSRLFLPLITLGNVLIILAGLNFLSLNQIINNHTLLLWLNMIILLVGLFFIFRISFLIRHDLVTPFIHLRNWALQMKKKDYSARLPMPKKGEFAKLAVDINSLSDKLQSLSAEFQQEVDKQIHKVEEKNHSLNILYEVATSINRSEDLDDLLSRFLQMLVSLTNARAGTVRLRTDNDQLKMVASIGLNDQFVREERYVPIKRCLCGTSLTQGSVECNVSIKTCTKLSGTRLFDGNDAEIIAVPLEHQGVHLGIYNLFIDKPNVYMSEDLSELLTSIGKHLGMAIEKSRLDKDTRQHSVMKERTLLAHELHDSLAQTLASLRFQVTILEENVLEKIPVEREEVTRLHESIDEAYREVRGLITHFRAPMNKQGLIPAIEQLVSNFQSNHDISIFFQNEWSMDLKSDQEFQIVRIVQESLANVGKHSKARAVRILARSPKNPNYNNKQCEILIEDDGIGMKNPNLTNSLGEHIGISVMEERARRIGGDISIETEAGEGTQILLTFPTQAMVEKSVKFFPNLVS
- a CDS encoding HesB/IscA family protein; the encoded protein is MIKLTEDAANQINAQIKNSGGESDPLRVAVTKHKNHKGFQYLMGFDKKNDNDSLYEIRGINIIIHNDLLEITKGMEIDYVEIEGEDNQFIFKNPNDPNYKVPTE
- a CDS encoding cobyrinate a,c-diamide synthase, with product MPISANPLFISAAHKSSGKTTITIGLLAALKNSGLRVQPFKKGPDYIDPLWHGSASGTPCYTLDFNTMTRDEILQLVSRKMTSCDMSLIEGNKGLYDGLDLDGSNSNAAIAKLVDAPVILVLDSRGMTRGVAPLILGYQSFDPGIEIAGVILNQLGGSRHESKLRAVIEHYTDVAVLGAVHKDKRLEIVERHLGLMPSNEDGEAQKKISAIGNIISAQVDLDKIVEISHLHSPKHLKSAIKTRPNTQAIKTQIRLAYINDSAFGFYYPGDLEALEEAGAELIEVDSLKDKLLPENIDGLFIGGGFPEERLKELHANQSFRQSVFDAIENGLPTYAECGGLMYLCRKILWQDQQVEMVGIVPADAKMEETPQGRGLIRFSETNAMPWPLHPSNNHHPSNNSDKDMTISAHEFHYSHLVNISEPLEYAYKIHRGSGIDGKHDGVVYKNLLACYAHLQDTKQNHWAQRFIQFIHNTQKNSH